The following are encoded in a window of Aquipuribacter nitratireducens genomic DNA:
- the rdgB gene encoding RdgB/HAM1 family non-canonical purine NTP pyrophosphatase translates to MAAAPRLVLATRNEHKVVELRRLLAPHVPGLAEGDVVSVAGAVAAGLPDPGEVAETGVTFAENALLKARAVAAATGLPAVADDSGLCVAVLGGAPGVFSALWAGRHGDDAANLRLLLAQLADVPDAHRAAWFECAAALSGPGVEETVTSGTLHGRLARQPRGDGGFGYDPVLVPDGDVRTCAELTPDEKDAISHRGQAVRALVATLAPLLARGPETGR, encoded by the coding sequence GTGGCCGCTGCGCCGCGGCTCGTGCTCGCGACCCGCAACGAGCACAAGGTCGTCGAGCTCCGGCGGCTGCTCGCCCCGCACGTGCCGGGCCTGGCCGAGGGCGACGTGGTCTCCGTCGCCGGTGCGGTCGCCGCCGGCCTGCCCGACCCGGGCGAGGTGGCCGAGACCGGGGTGACGTTCGCCGAGAACGCGCTGCTCAAGGCCCGGGCCGTCGCCGCGGCCACCGGCCTGCCGGCCGTCGCCGACGACTCGGGGCTCTGCGTCGCCGTCCTCGGCGGGGCCCCCGGGGTGTTCTCCGCGCTCTGGGCCGGTCGGCACGGCGACGACGCGGCGAACCTCCGGCTGCTCCTCGCCCAGCTGGCGGACGTCCCCGACGCCCACCGCGCGGCCTGGTTCGAGTGCGCCGCCGCGCTGTCCGGCCCGGGGGTCGAGGAGACCGTCACGAGCGGGACGCTGCACGGCCGGCTCGCGCGGCAGCCCCGAGGGGACGGCGGCTTCGGCTACGACCCGGTCCTCGTGCCGGACGGTGACGTGCGGACGTGCGCCGAGCTCACGCCGGACGAGAAGGACGCGATCAGCCACCGGGGGCAGGCCGTCCGCGCGCTCGTCGCGACGCTCGCCCCGCTCCTGGCCCGCGGCCCCGAGACGGGTCGCTGA
- the rph gene encoding ribonuclease PH produces MTTRHDGRAPDELRPVRLTRGWSEHPEGSVLVEFGRTRVLCTASFTPGVPRWRKGSGQGWVTAEYAMLPRATHTRGDRESVKGRVGGRTHEISRLVGRALRAVVDTSALGENTVQLDCDVLQADGGTRTAAITGAYVALADACAWAVREGHVPATAQPLTGSVAAVSVGVVDGRPVLDLDYPEDVAAGTDMNVVCTGDGRFVEVQGTAEGAPFDRTELDALLDLASAGCVALAGHQAAALAGPLPGA; encoded by the coding sequence TCACCCGCGGCTGGAGCGAGCACCCCGAGGGCAGCGTCCTCGTGGAGTTCGGCCGCACGCGGGTGCTGTGCACGGCCTCGTTCACCCCCGGCGTGCCGCGCTGGCGCAAGGGCTCCGGTCAGGGGTGGGTGACGGCGGAGTACGCCATGCTGCCGCGCGCCACCCACACCCGCGGCGACCGGGAGTCGGTGAAGGGCCGCGTCGGGGGACGCACCCACGAGATCAGCCGCCTCGTCGGGCGGGCGCTGCGCGCCGTCGTCGACACCTCGGCGCTCGGCGAGAACACCGTGCAGCTCGACTGCGACGTGCTGCAGGCCGACGGCGGCACCCGCACCGCCGCCATCACCGGGGCCTACGTCGCGCTCGCCGACGCGTGCGCGTGGGCGGTCCGCGAGGGTCACGTCCCCGCGACGGCGCAGCCGCTCACCGGCAGCGTCGCCGCGGTGAGCGTCGGGGTCGTCGACGGCCGTCCCGTCCTCGACCTCGACTACCCGGAGGACGTCGCGGCCGGCACCGACATGAACGTCGTGTGCACCGGCGACGGGCGCTTCGTCGAGGTGCAGGGCACCGCCGAGGGCGCGCCGTTCGACCGCACCGAGCTCGACGCGCTCCTCGACCTCGCCTCCGCCGGCTGCGTCGCGCTCGCCGGGCACCAGGCCGCAGCCCTCGCCGGCCCGCTGCCGGGGGCCTGA